A genome region from Drosophila willistoni isolate 14030-0811.24 unplaced genomic scaffold, UCI_dwil_1.1 Seg66.1, whole genome shotgun sequence includes the following:
- the LOC124461817 gene encoding uncharacterized protein K02A2.6-like encodes MTTVGSLEPFDLGQPNKWGSYLERFKLFLLANDVKDEGRKKASFLTLVGAPVYDLLTSLAFPNQVSTLPLDQIEKILTDHLCPRPSEIAAFYHFHKRDQHPDETVGNYLAALRALAVGCNFGAALDRMLRDRFVCGMRDESLQRSFLADTELTVQKVLERATTSEAAAASAKAIRQPNETIHSIKSQRPQQPYKGKGQQCAGCAGPHGRQQCPYREAICHGCGRKGHLKRVCRSNDSSNDVHPVKGKNSRGKSVNLISNLVSLKKRITVQINGKSCTFEVDSGSDVTMMTLRTYDRIWPTNKPKVYNYDPGFSDYQHNPIQILGVFDVSIHYNGRNIDNLPVIVTKSGCSDLLGCNWFDPLGISIKGIHSVGSDVQIAGILNNATSATTSTPNSICSKGLVEEELDRQCKQGILKPVEYSDWATPIVPVIKKDGSIRICGDYKSTLNKAVKPHCHQIPAINTLLASMEGGSIFAKIDLAQAYQQLVVDENSSLLQTISTHKGAFKVTRLQFGISSAPGIFQSCIENVVQNISGVLPYFDDIVIFGKTETELATRLQELFIRFDKAGLRLRKDKCQFGVPFVEFLGFKIDSTGIRPCADKVSAIKDAPAPKDKKQLQAFLGLLNFYHSFLPHKATVAEPLNRLLDKNATWRWDKQCEKAFSTLKELIGSDDVLVHYDGSLPLVLACDASPYGLGAVLSHKMPNGAEKPIAFYSRTLSKAERNYAQIDREAIALVAGVKKFQNYVYGRTFTLITDHRPLLGIFTTSKAIPNIISNQMLRRSLFLSAYTFELVHRSGLKMGNADFLSRCPLSAASDAVSTDDVLMIELAATPIISAEAIAAQTSKDPLLAKVSNWVLRGWPDMKLEQSDIAYPYYCRREQLSTNKGVLIWGNRAVVPPKSRATILAALHAAHPGIVKMKALARSYVWWPNIDSEIELIVKKCIPCQQNRNDHSEAPVHHWESAKRPWSCLHIDFAGPFQGKTFLLVVDSYSKWLEVAVVSSTSTAATIKVLRQLFATHGLPDQLVSDNGTAFTSEEFKAFLHNNLIRHIRSAPFHPATNGQAERMVQTTKNYLKKLSPNNNIDLSLARFLFNQHITPHATTNRSPAQLLLNRELKSYFDKLQPQEISNGAEPFINQSKCFDTGKSVWVRNYAPGPKWIEAYISEQTGPVSYKVRLTDNRIIKRHYNQIRSRVEQTDVNISHQAPSATDDNTEDPASSNHSRPESPIQDDPHSLHASPMLRRSARMRRPTQFYESSGC; translated from the exons ATGACGACAGTTGGAAGTTTGGAACCGTTTGATTTGGGACAGCCAAATAAATGGGGCTCATATTTGGAGCGATTTAAATTGTTCCTGCTTGCCAATGATGTCAAAGACGAGGGTCGCAAAAAAGCATCTTTCCTCACATTGGTCGGAGCACCAGTCTACGATCTTTTGACATCATTGGCGTTTCCAAACCAGGTCAGTACATTACCGTTAGACCAAATTGAGAAGATTCTAACTGATCATCTTTGTCCACGTCCATCGGAAATCGCGGCATTTTATCATTTTCACAAACGTGATCAACATCCGGATGAGACCGTCGGAAACTATCTCGCAGCCCTGCGGGCATTGGCAGTGGGTTGCAATTTTGGAGCAGCGTTGGACAGAATGCTGCGTGATCGTTTTGTATGCGGCATGAGGGATGAAAGCTTACAGAGAAGTTTTCTTGCAGACACTGAATTGACAGTGCAGAAAGTTTTGGAGAGAGCAACTACTAGTGAAGCTGCAGCAGCGAGTGCAAAGGCTATCAGACAGCCTAACGAGACTATCCACAGCATCAAATCACAGCGTCCTCAACAACCATATAAAGGAAAAGGACAACAATGTGCGGGTTGTGCCGGTCCACACGGCCGGCAGCAATGCCCTTATCGTGAAGCAATATGTCACGGCTGTGGCCGGAAGGGCCATCTTAAGCGTGTCTGCCGGAGTAATGACTCGTCGAACGATGTTCATCCAGTAAAGGGCAAAAATTCACGTGGGAAATCGGTAAACCTCATATCTAATCTGGTGAGCCTGAAGAAACGTATCACGGTACAgattaatggaaaatcgtGTACTTTTGAAGTGGATTCTGGATCTGACGTAACTATGATGACGTTGCGGACTTATGATCGTATCTGGCCAACAAACAAGCCTAAGGTTTACAACTACGATCCGGGGTTTAGTGACTACCAACACAACCCAATCCAGATACTAGGAGTTTTTGATGTATCAATTCATTACAACGGTCGTAATATTGATAATCTACCAGTCATCGTCACTAAAAGCGGTTGTAGCGACCTTCTGGGTTGTAACTGGTTCGACCCACTAGGCATCAGTATCAAGGGCATACATTCAGTGGGCAGTGACGTACAGATCGCAGGCATTCTGAATAA TGCCACCAGTGCGACTACCTCCACGCCGAATTCCATATGCTCTAAAGGACTAGTCGAAGAGGAGCTGGATCGCCAATGCAAGCAAGGGATTCTTAAACCTGTGGAGTATTCAGATTGGGCCACTCCTATTGTACCAGTTATCAAGAAGGACGGTTCAATTCGTATTTGCGGCGACTATAAATCAACTTTAAACAAAGCGGTTAAGCCGCACTGCCATCAAATACCGGCGATCAACACTTTGCTGGCATCTATGGAAGGTGGATCGATTTTTGCCAAAATTGATCTGGCTCAAGCTTATCAGCAGTTAGTAGTCGACGAAAACTCGTCTTTGCTGCAAACAATCAGTACACATAAGGGTGCATTCAAAGTAACTCGATTGCAATTCGGCATTTCATCAGCACCAGGCATTTTTCAAAGCTGTATTGAGAATGTGGTACAGAATATTTCCGGAGTCTTACCATATTTTGATGACATTGTAATATTTGGAAAAACGGAAACGGAATTGGCAACTAGATTACAGGAACTGTTTATACGTTTTGACAAAGCCGGACTGCGACTACGCAAGGACAAATGCCAATTCGGAGTACCATTCGTTGAGTTTTTAGGTTTCAAAATTGACTCAACTGGTATAAGACCATGTGCCGATAAAGTCTCGGCAATCAAAGACGCACCAGCACCTAAGGATAAAAAGCAGTTGCAGGCTTTCTTAGGACTACTAAATTTTTATCACTCATTTTTGCCACATAAAGCAACAGTGGCAGAACCCTTAAATCGTCTTTTGGATAAAAATGCAACTTGGAGGTGGGACAAACAGTGTGAGAAGGCTTTTTCTACACTTAAGGAACTTATTGGGTCAGACGACGTACTAGTGCATTATGATGGTTCATTGCCACTAGTGCTAGCTTGTGATGCGTCACCATATGGACTTGGTGCAGTTTTAAGTCACAAAATGCCGAATGGAGCGGAGAAACCCATCGCTTTTTACTCCCGTACCTTATCCAAAGCTGAGCGAAATTATGCTCAGATTGATCGAGAAGCTATTGCCTTGGTAGCAGGAGTAAAGAAGTTCCAAAACTACGTCTACGGTCGTACTTTCACACTAATCACCGATCATCGACCTCTGTTGGGTATTTTTACCACATCGAAAGCAATCCCAAACATTATTTCAAATCAGATGCTACGTCGATCTTTGTTCCTGTCAGCATATACTTTCGAGCTAGTACACCGCTCCGGATTAAAAATGGGCAATGCGGATTTTCTAAGTCGTTGTCCACTATCAGCAGCATCGGACGCTGTTAGCACCGACGATGTGCTTATGATCGAATTAGCAGCAACGCCAATCATAAGTGCTGAGGCGATTGCCGCTCAAACATCGAAGGACCCCTTATTGGCGAAAGTATCAAACTGGGTGTTAAGGGGATGGCCTGACATGAAATTGGAGCAATCAGATATTGCATATCCATACTATTGCCGTCGGGAACAGCTCTCTACAAATAAAGGAGTTTTGATTTGGGGAAATCGCGCCGTAGTTCCACCGAAATCCAGAGCAACAATTTTAGCTGCTCTACATGCCGCTCATCCAGGCATTGTAAAAATGAAGGCGTTAGCGCGTAGCTATGTTTGGTGGCCAAACATTGACTCTGAGATTGAGCTTATTGTTAAGAAATGTATTCCATGCCAGCAGAATCGTAACGATCATTCAGAGGCACCGGTGCATCATTGGGAGTCAGCCAAGCGGCCGTGGTCCTGTCTACACATCGACtttgcaggaccttttcaaggAAAAACCTTTCTTCTGGTCGTGGATTcttactcaaaatggctagaGGTTGCGGTTGTTAGCTCCACTTCTACAGCGGCTACAATCAAAGTTCTCAGGCAACTGTTCGCTACGCATGGGTTACCAGATCAGTTAGTGTCAGACAATGGCACAGCATTTACCTCCGAAGAGTTCAAGGCATTCCTCCACAACAATCTAATTCGACACATTAGATCAGCACCGTTTCACCCAGCAACAAACGGCCAAGCAGAGCGCATGGTGCAGACCACCAAAAACTACCTTAAAAAACTATCTCCGAACAATAATATTGATCTAAGCCTTGctcgatttttgtttaatcaaCACATAACTCCACATGCAACGACAAATCGCTCGCCAGCTCAGCTATTGTTAAATCGGGAGTTAAAGTCCTACTTTGATAAACTACAGCCACAAGAAATTTCTAATGGAGCAGAACCATTTATTAATCAATCGAAATGTTTTGATACAGGCAAATCCGTTTGGGTACGAAACTATGCACCGGGACCAAAATGGA